In one Candidatus Eisenbacteria bacterium genomic region, the following are encoded:
- a CDS encoding tyrosine recombinase XerC: MERWIADYLRHLEEHRRCSSATVRAYRDELNRLNAFARSRLKRAARVPEDLTPELVTAYAAARSLERTDAKRPIAARTLARSLAAVRSFLRFMERRGHPTATTRGALPRVSLPQTLPASISETALNALLDDLAGRIPADDSRSLRALATVECLYGAGLRVGELAGLTRNRLDERRHLVRVLGKGSRERVVPVSRRAVAALHRYWAALGRVPEPAEALLPGARGRGVTARTLERDVTAILGRLGPSAATHAHALRHSFASHLLDRGADLRAVQELLGHQNLATTQIYTHVTRRRLKAAYSRAHPRA, from the coding sequence GTGGAACGCTGGATCGCTGATTACCTCCGCCACCTCGAGGAGCACCGCCGCTGCTCGAGCGCGACGGTGCGCGCCTATCGGGACGAGCTCAACCGGCTCAACGCGTTCGCCCGGTCGCGCCTCAAGCGGGCGGCCCGCGTCCCGGAAGACCTGACGCCGGAGCTGGTCACCGCGTACGCCGCGGCCCGATCGCTCGAGCGGACCGACGCGAAGCGGCCCATCGCGGCGCGGACGCTCGCGCGATCGCTCGCCGCGGTGCGCTCCTTCCTCCGATTCATGGAGCGGCGCGGACACCCGACCGCCACGACGCGCGGCGCCTTGCCGCGCGTGTCCTTGCCCCAGACGCTGCCTGCCTCGATCTCGGAGACGGCTCTGAACGCCCTCCTCGATGACCTCGCGGGGAGGATCCCTGCGGACGACTCCCGCTCGCTGCGCGCCCTCGCGACCGTCGAGTGCCTCTACGGCGCGGGACTCCGCGTGGGAGAGCTGGCCGGGCTCACCCGGAACCGGCTGGACGAGCGGCGCCACCTCGTACGGGTCCTGGGAAAGGGAAGCCGCGAGCGCGTCGTCCCCGTGAGCCGGCGCGCCGTGGCGGCGCTCCATCGCTACTGGGCCGCCTTGGGACGTGTGCCCGAGCCCGCGGAGGCGCTCCTACCGGGGGCGCGCGGGCGAGGCGTGACGGCGCGGACGCTGGAGCGCGACGTGACGGCGATCCTGGGCCGCCTGGGCCCTAGCGCCGCGACGCACGCCCACGCGCTCCGCCACAGCTTCGCGAGCCACCTCCTCGACCGCGGCGCCGATCTGAGGGCGGTCCAGGAGCTGCTCGGCCACCAGAACCTCGCCACCACCCAGATCTACACGCACGTCACGCGGCGCCGCCTCAAGGCGGCCTACTCTCGGGCCCACCCGCGGGCGTGA
- the rpsT gene encoding 30S ribosomal protein S20, with translation MPHHKSAIKRIRTAKRDRIRNTSIKSEIKSLLKKAQEKPADKEVARLTVSKLDRAVRKGVIPKAVANRRKSRLALMINRAGKKAS, from the coding sequence ATGCCGCATCACAAGTCAGCGATCAAACGGATCCGCACCGCCAAGCGCGACCGGATCCGGAACACATCGATCAAGTCGGAGATTAAGAGTCTGCTTAAGAAAGCCCAGGAAAAGCCCGCCGATAAAGAGGTTGCAAGGCTCACGGTTTCCAAGCTCGACCGGGCCGTTCGGAAGGGCGTGATCCCGAAGGCGGTCGCGAATCGGAGGAAGTCCCGCCTCGCGCTGATGATCAACCGGGCTGGGAAGAAAGCTTCTTAA
- a CDS encoding proline--tRNA ligase — MRFSQAFIPTLKEDPADAELVSHKLMIRAGLLRKLAAGIYSLLPLGWRVTRKVAQVIREEMDRAGCQELNLPILMPAELWMETGRWEKYGPELFRIRDRHQRDFVLGPTHEEAITDLVRNHVRSYRDLPMNLYQIQDKFRDEVRPRFGVMRAREFSMKDGYSFHADDASLAEGYERMRQAYTAVFRRCGLAFVVVEADSGAIGGDVNHEFMVTADSGESQIFSSACGYAASSDSAKYAMPKPATEPEGKLEPKETPGKKSVEDVAAFLGVASDRLLKSLVVFAGSEPVLAVVPGDRDLNEAKLARYLGGVPIRLATGTEIEQLTGGALGFTGPVGIEAKIRTILDEAIAEGRNYVTGGNKQDVHLLNVRVGRDVKGKERADLGTARAGDRCPRCGDEMRVSRGIEVGHVFKLGTRYSEPMGAKYLDAAGAERTITMGTYGIGVTRTVAAVIEQLHDDNGIVWPFSIAPFAVHVVAVNLKDEPTRTTAESIYEGLSERGIEVLYDDRDERPGTKFKDADLLGMPLRVTVGEKGLKDGIVELRDRRSGEVERVPVGEAVERCERRVKEELKKLSSQPG, encoded by the coding sequence ATGCGTTTCTCGCAGGCATTCATCCCCACGCTCAAGGAAGATCCGGCCGACGCCGAGCTCGTCAGCCACAAGCTGATGATCCGGGCGGGGCTTCTCCGCAAGCTCGCTGCGGGGATCTACAGCCTGCTGCCGCTCGGTTGGCGTGTGACGCGGAAGGTCGCGCAGGTGATCCGCGAGGAGATGGATCGCGCGGGATGCCAGGAGCTCAACCTGCCGATCCTCATGCCGGCGGAGCTCTGGATGGAGACGGGGCGGTGGGAGAAATACGGCCCCGAGCTCTTCCGCATCCGCGACCGGCACCAGCGCGACTTCGTCCTCGGCCCGACGCACGAGGAGGCGATCACCGACCTCGTGCGGAACCACGTCCGCTCGTACCGCGACCTCCCGATGAACCTCTATCAGATCCAAGACAAGTTCCGGGACGAGGTGCGGCCCCGGTTCGGGGTCATGCGCGCCCGGGAATTCTCCATGAAGGACGGCTACAGCTTCCACGCGGACGACGCGTCGCTCGCCGAGGGGTACGAGCGGATGCGCCAGGCCTACACGGCCGTCTTCCGGCGCTGCGGCCTAGCGTTCGTCGTCGTGGAAGCGGACTCCGGCGCGATCGGAGGCGATGTGAACCACGAGTTCATGGTCACCGCGGATTCCGGCGAGTCGCAGATCTTCTCGTCGGCCTGCGGGTACGCGGCCTCCTCGGACAGCGCGAAGTACGCGATGCCCAAGCCAGCCACGGAGCCGGAAGGGAAGCTGGAACCGAAAGAGACGCCCGGTAAGAAGTCGGTCGAGGACGTTGCGGCGTTCCTGGGCGTCGCCTCCGACCGTCTCCTCAAGTCGCTCGTCGTCTTCGCGGGGAGCGAGCCGGTGCTCGCCGTCGTTCCCGGCGATCGGGACCTGAACGAGGCGAAGCTCGCACGGTATCTCGGGGGAGTGCCCATCCGCCTCGCCACAGGGACCGAGATCGAGCAGCTCACGGGCGGGGCGCTCGGCTTCACGGGGCCGGTTGGAATCGAGGCCAAGATCCGGACGATCTTGGATGAGGCGATCGCGGAAGGACGTAACTACGTCACCGGCGGGAACAAACAGGACGTGCACCTCTTGAACGTGAGGGTCGGCCGCGACGTGAAGGGCAAGGAGCGGGCCGATCTTGGGACGGCGCGCGCCGGCGATCGATGCCCGCGCTGCGGGGACGAGATGCGGGTCAGCCGCGGAATCGAGGTCGGTCACGTGTTCAAGCTCGGCACGCGGTATTCCGAGCCGATGGGGGCGAAATACCTCGACGCGGCGGGGGCGGAGCGGACGATCACGATGGGGACGTACGGAATCGGCGTCACGCGGACGGTCGCCGCGGTGATCGAGCAGCTCCACGACGACAATGGGATCGTCTGGCCGTTTTCGATCGCGCCGTTCGCGGTCCACGTGGTCGCGGTGAATCTGAAAGACGAGCCCACCCGCACCACCGCGGAATCGATCTACGAAGGGCTGTCGGAGCGGGGGATCGAGGTGCTCTACGACGACCGGGATGAGCGGCCGGGCACCAAGTTCAAGGACGCCGACCTTCTCGGCATGCCGCTCCGGGTGACCGTGGGCGAGAAGGGCCTCAAGGACGGGATCGTCGAGCTGAGGGACCGGCGCAGCGGGGAGGTCGAGCGCGTGCCGGTCGGCGAGGCGGTGGAGCGGTGCGAGCGCCGCGTGAAGGAAGAGCTTAAGAAGCTTTCTTCCCAGCCCGGTTGA
- the dapB gene encoding 4-hydroxy-tetrahydrodipicolinate reductase: protein MAEVPLLLYGATGRMGRAVRECIPEFPELRLRACVAPRKPTAAPASGGTSWLTPDELSKDASRSGLPDDLVILDFSLAAGTARLVEILSEWPHALVAATTGLDAATESRLTALATRAPVLRAPNLSLGIAVAQALLRALPPAARGVFQAEIVEHHHGTKKDAPSGTAKALAALLRGPAEGGGAGPQAREIPIHSIRGGTVPGTHRVVLSGAGETLEIVHTVYDRSVFARGALRAARFLHRRAPGSYTIDDVLREGGA from the coding sequence GTGGCCGAAGTTCCGCTTCTCCTCTACGGCGCGACCGGCCGGATGGGGCGCGCCGTGCGCGAGTGCATTCCCGAGTTCCCGGAGCTCCGTCTTCGAGCCTGCGTCGCCCCGCGAAAGCCGACGGCGGCCCCTGCTTCGGGGGGCACGAGCTGGTTGACGCCGGATGAGCTTTCGAAGGATGCGTCGCGCAGCGGGCTCCCGGACGATCTGGTGATCCTCGACTTCAGCCTGGCCGCGGGCACGGCGCGGCTCGTCGAGATCCTCTCGGAGTGGCCGCACGCGCTCGTGGCCGCCACGACCGGGTTGGACGCGGCCACCGAATCGCGGCTGACGGCGCTCGCGACGCGGGCGCCGGTGCTCCGGGCGCCTAATCTGAGCCTCGGAATCGCCGTCGCGCAGGCACTTCTCCGCGCGCTTCCGCCTGCAGCGCGCGGGGTCTTCCAGGCGGAGATCGTCGAGCACCACCACGGCACGAAGAAGGACGCGCCGAGCGGCACCGCGAAGGCGCTTGCTGCGCTCTTGCGTGGCCCAGCGGAGGGAGGGGGAGCGGGGCCGCAAGCACGGGAGATCCCGATCCATTCGATCCGCGGGGGGACCGTCCCGGGCACGCACCGCGTCGTCCTGAGCGGCGCGGGGGAGACGCTCGAGATCGTTCACACGGTCTACGACCGCTCGGTCTTCGCGCGCGGCGCGCTCCGTGCGGCGCGCTTCCTCCACCGCCGCGCCCCGGGGAGCTACACGATCGACGACGTGCTGCGGGAAGGGGGCGCGTGA
- the uvrC gene encoding excinuclease ABC subunit UvrC has product MPSRSSNQRGDAPPPLQSDDPVSIDLKRAIAALPAQPGVYLFRDQRGDLLYVGKAKRLDQRVRSHFQDPAAIGAKQVALIRRVANVEFIAVDSEIDALILESTLVREQQPPYNIHLKDDKRYPYIRVSWQEPYPRLSIVRRVEKDGARYFGPYTEVKELRQLLRMTQTIFPMRSCSDIDAHIAARRECLEFHIGHCTGPCIAAQSHQEYRAMVDQFCEFLAGRREEVVGKLRGWLSEASERREYERAAKLRDQVRRLESVLARQRMVDVSGSSVDVLGLARQGERCAVVVLRVRERRVVAREVRWLRGGAAAGEADLLRAYVTLAYTSAASIPETLVVETDPEEAELVRAFLSKVAESPVRVRQPRDAAERALLRTARRNAAILVSRGRESKGRALEGIAADEALELQRTLHLERMPRRIRCFDVSQLFGTHVVASMVTFVDGQPAKNEYRRYRIRTVEGQDDFASIAEAVARHAVRVREGEIAPADLVLIDGGMGQLHAATQAAAGSPLANVPFVGLAKRLEEIVQVGTEPLRLSRRSPALKLLQRIRDEAHRFAITYHRSLRGRAARTSTLERVPGLGPKRRALLLRQFGSVARLKRQPLGTIAAVPGIGERMAARILEVVGASGGAE; this is encoded by the coding sequence ATGCCATCGCGCTCCTCAAATCAGCGCGGCGACGCTCCTCCCCCTCTCCAATCCGACGATCCGGTCTCGATCGACCTGAAGCGCGCGATCGCGGCCCTCCCGGCCCAGCCCGGCGTCTACCTGTTCCGGGACCAGCGGGGGGATCTTCTCTACGTCGGAAAGGCGAAGCGGCTGGATCAGCGGGTCCGCTCCCACTTCCAAGACCCCGCCGCCATCGGTGCCAAGCAGGTCGCCCTCATCCGCCGCGTCGCGAACGTCGAGTTCATCGCGGTCGACTCGGAGATCGACGCGCTCATTCTAGAGTCGACGCTCGTTCGGGAGCAGCAGCCCCCGTACAACATCCACCTCAAGGACGACAAACGGTATCCCTACATCCGCGTCTCGTGGCAGGAGCCGTATCCCCGGCTCTCGATCGTCCGCCGCGTGGAGAAGGACGGGGCACGGTACTTCGGCCCCTACACCGAGGTGAAGGAGCTGCGCCAGCTCCTCCGAATGACCCAGACGATCTTTCCCATGCGGTCGTGCTCCGACATCGACGCCCACATCGCCGCGCGGCGCGAATGCCTCGAGTTCCACATCGGCCACTGCACCGGGCCCTGCATCGCGGCCCAGTCGCACCAGGAATATCGCGCGATGGTGGACCAGTTCTGCGAGTTTCTCGCGGGGCGCCGTGAGGAGGTCGTCGGGAAGCTCCGCGGGTGGTTGAGCGAGGCGTCGGAGCGCCGTGAATACGAGCGAGCGGCGAAGCTGCGCGATCAAGTGCGGCGGCTGGAATCGGTGCTCGCGCGCCAGCGGATGGTGGACGTGAGCGGCTCTTCGGTGGACGTGCTGGGACTCGCGCGGCAGGGAGAACGCTGTGCCGTCGTGGTGCTGCGCGTGCGGGAGAGAAGGGTCGTGGCGCGTGAAGTGCGGTGGCTGCGCGGGGGCGCCGCCGCCGGGGAAGCCGATCTCCTTCGCGCCTACGTGACCCTGGCGTACACCAGCGCGGCGTCGATCCCCGAGACCCTGGTGGTGGAGACCGATCCGGAGGAAGCGGAGCTGGTTCGGGCGTTTCTCTCCAAAGTCGCGGAGTCGCCGGTGCGCGTGCGCCAGCCCCGCGACGCCGCGGAGCGCGCGCTGCTGCGTACCGCGCGGCGGAACGCGGCCATCCTCGTCTCCCGCGGACGGGAGAGCAAGGGGCGGGCCTTGGAGGGAATCGCGGCCGACGAGGCACTCGAGCTCCAACGCACGCTCCACCTCGAGCGGATGCCCCGGCGGATCCGCTGCTTCGATGTGTCGCAGCTCTTCGGAACCCACGTCGTAGCGTCCATGGTGACGTTCGTGGACGGGCAGCCGGCGAAGAACGAATACCGGCGCTACCGGATCCGGACCGTCGAGGGCCAGGACGACTTCGCGTCGATCGCGGAGGCGGTCGCGAGGCACGCGGTCCGCGTGCGCGAAGGGGAGATTGCACCCGCGGACCTGGTGCTGATCGATGGGGGAATGGGGCAGCTCCACGCGGCCACCCAGGCCGCGGCGGGCTCTCCCCTGGCCAACGTGCCCTTCGTCGGGCTCGCGAAGCGTCTCGAGGAGATCGTTCAAGTGGGGACCGAGCCGCTCCGGCTTTCGCGTCGGTCGCCCGCGCTCAAGCTCCTCCAGCGGATTCGCGACGAGGCCCACCGATTCGCGATCACGTATCACCGGTCGCTCCGCGGCCGGGCCGCCCGCACGTCCACCCTCGAGCGCGTC
- the argF gene encoding ornithine carbamoyltransferase, giving the protein MNPDLLSFVDLTRADVDRLFSVAAKLKADLRAGRKHQELAQKSLALIFHKPSLRTRLSFEVAMTQLGGESVFITDREIGIGSREPVQDVARVLSGYVDGIMIRTFDHQLAVGLARHASVPVINGLTDWLHPCQVLADLFTLYERKINLDRIVVAYIGDGNNVANSWVEAAGLFGLTVRIACPEGYDPDRNLIAQVESAGRGKIEIHRSPAAAAEGADVLYTDVWASMGQEAERERRLPIFRPYQINAELLRRAKPGAVVLHCLPAHRGEEITDDVMEGPQSAVFDQAENRLHLQKAILYLWLGKSAAPRKTKTTKAKKKPTAAKGRRRR; this is encoded by the coding sequence ATGAATCCGGACCTTTTGTCGTTTGTCGATCTGACCCGGGCCGACGTCGACCGGCTCTTCTCGGTCGCGGCCAAGCTCAAGGCCGACCTCCGCGCGGGTCGAAAGCACCAGGAGCTGGCCCAGAAGTCCCTGGCGCTCATCTTCCACAAACCCAGCCTCCGCACCCGGCTGTCGTTCGAGGTCGCGATGACGCAGCTGGGCGGGGAATCGGTGTTCATCACCGATCGCGAGATCGGGATCGGCTCCCGCGAGCCGGTCCAGGACGTGGCGAGGGTCCTCTCCGGCTACGTCGACGGGATCATGATCCGGACGTTCGATCACCAGCTCGCCGTGGGCCTCGCGCGCCACGCCAGCGTGCCGGTGATCAACGGGCTGACCGACTGGCTCCACCCCTGCCAGGTCCTCGCCGACCTCTTCACGCTCTACGAGAGGAAGATAAACCTCGACCGCATCGTCGTCGCCTACATCGGTGACGGAAACAACGTGGCCAACTCCTGGGTGGAGGCGGCCGGGCTCTTCGGGCTCACCGTCCGGATCGCATGCCCCGAAGGTTACGATCCCGACCGGAACCTGATCGCGCAGGTGGAATCGGCGGGGCGGGGGAAGATCGAGATCCACCGATCGCCGGCCGCTGCAGCGGAGGGGGCCGACGTCCTCTACACGGACGTCTGGGCGAGCATGGGCCAGGAGGCGGAGCGCGAACGGCGTCTCCCGATCTTCCGTCCCTACCAGATCAACGCCGAGCTGCTCCGCCGCGCGAAGCCGGGCGCGGTCGTGCTCCACTGCCTCCCGGCCCACCGGGGCGAGGAGATCACGGACGACGTTATGGAGGGGCCGCAATCGGCGGTATTCGATCAGGCCGAGAACCGGCTCCACCTCCAGAAGGCGATTCTCTACCTGTGGCTCGGCAAGTCAGCCGCTCCTCGGAAAACGAAGACAACGAAGGCGAAGAAGAAGCCGACGGCCGCGAAGGGACGCCGGCGCCGGTGA
- a CDS encoding 4-hydroxy-tetrahydrodipicolinate synthase: MFEGVGVALVTPFRKGAVDATALARLTEHLVEKGIRSFYPCGCTGEATSLTREERARVIAAVIEAAKGKASVIAGTGTATTDETIELSREAIRLGTDGVMVITPYSCRPTQEGLLAHYRAVADAIDRPIVLYNVPSRTGASITPETVARLAQHPRIAAIKEASGSLDQSSAIRTLCDIAVLSGDDSLYLPLLAVGARGVVSVAGHLIPAELVAIHRHFRAGRVQDAEEIHRKYFPLLRALFIETNPGPLKHALERLGFTAAELRLPLVPVRPDTATAIDQTLEKLGLRAPARAAG, translated from the coding sequence ATGTTCGAAGGAGTCGGCGTCGCGTTGGTGACGCCGTTCCGAAAGGGAGCCGTGGACGCCACGGCCCTCGCGCGCCTGACCGAGCACCTGGTCGAGAAGGGAATCCGCTCGTTCTATCCCTGCGGCTGCACCGGGGAAGCGACCTCGCTGACACGGGAGGAGCGGGCGCGCGTGATCGCGGCGGTGATCGAAGCGGCGAAGGGAAAGGCGTCGGTGATCGCCGGGACGGGAACCGCGACCACCGACGAGACGATCGAGCTCTCCCGCGAGGCGATCCGGCTCGGCACGGACGGCGTGATGGTGATCACGCCCTACTCCTGCCGCCCGACTCAGGAAGGGCTCCTGGCCCACTATCGGGCCGTCGCCGACGCGATCGACCGCCCGATCGTTCTCTATAACGTTCCCTCGCGAACCGGGGCGTCGATCACGCCCGAGACGGTCGCCCGTTTGGCCCAGCACCCCCGCATCGCGGCCATCAAGGAGGCGAGCGGATCGCTCGACCAGTCGAGCGCGATCCGCACGCTCTGCGACATCGCCGTGCTGTCCGGGGACGACTCGCTCTATCTCCCGCTCCTCGCGGTCGGCGCGCGCGGCGTCGTCTCGGTGGCGGGGCACCTGATCCCGGCCGAGCTGGTCGCGATCCACCGCCATTTCCGCGCCGGGCGCGTTCAGGACGCCGAGGAGATTCATCGCAAGTATTTCCCGCTCTTGCGCGCGCTCTTCATCGAGACGAATCCCGGCCCCTTGAAGCACGCGCTGGAGCGGCTTGGATTCACCGCCGCGGAGCTTCGCCTCCCGCTCGTCCCCGTTCGCCCCGATACGGCCACCGCCATCGACCAGACGCTCGAGAAACTCGGCCTTCGCGCGCCCGCGCGCGCGGCCGGCTGA